From the genome of Seriola aureovittata isolate HTS-2021-v1 ecotype China chromosome 6, ASM2101889v1, whole genome shotgun sequence, one region includes:
- the rnf11b gene encoding RING finger protein 11b, translated as MGNCLKSPTSDDISLLHESQSDRASYGDGADPDQEPPPPYQEQIHVPVYHPTPSQARLATQLTEEEQVRIAQRIGLIQHLPKGVYDLGRDGSEKKIRECVICMMDFVYGDPIRFLPCMHIYHMDCIDDWLMRSFTCPSCMEPVDAALLSSYETN; from the exons ATGGGAAACTGTCTGAAATCCCCGACCTCGGATGATATTTCTTTGCTACATGAATCTCAGTCGGACCGGGCCAGCTACGGAGACGGTGCTGACCCCGACCAAGAGCCACCGCCCCCCTATCAG gAGCAGATCCATGTGCCTGTCTACCACCCAACACCCAGCCAAGCACGACTGGCCACTCAGctgacagaggaagagcaggttCGCATCGCCCAGCGTATCGGGCTCATCCAGCACCTCCCGAAGGGCGTGTATGACCTAGGGCGGGATGGCTCTGAGAAGAAGATCAGAGA GTGCGTCATCTGTATGATGGACTTTGTTTATGGAGACCCCATCCGGTTCCTGCCCTGCATGCACATTTACCACATGGACTGTATAGATGACTGGCTGATGAGATCCTTCACCTGCCCCTCCTGCATGGAACCTGTGGACGCCGCGCTGCTTTCCTCCTACGAGACCaactga
- the ttc39a gene encoding tetratricopeptide repeat protein 39A isoform X2, whose amino-acid sequence MKFDAELTTLLLDWCSRSDLSLALEDCMAALDLFLRNDFEEAQARLRCRTKDSMYHALTYATILEMQAMMTFDPQHILAAGNTMKEAQAICQRHRKKSSFSKSFTEEELHAEVCYAECLLQRAALTFLQDENMISFIKGGIKVRNSYQTYKELHTVLQSAGYTHGDNHGHFEGGVKLGVGAFNLMISMLPTRTLKLLEFVGFSGNKEFGLQQLQEGSAESTFRSFLCNMLLLCYHTFMSFILGTGEGDVEDAEKLLQPYLKKYPKGSIFLFFAGRIEEIKGNLDAAIKRFEECCEAQQQWKQFHHMCYWELMWCFTYKRHWKMAYFYADLLSKENSWSKATYAYMKAAYLSMLTKDDCLTFGESALTLFRQVPALKQKIAGKSLPTEKFAIRKARRYLAENPIPLPAPPLEMMYIWNGYTVIGKHKDLTEGMLKTLDEAQAKLDSSPRTEFSIDDQCLLSLLKGLCLKHLGHQEEAEHYFTLVLCNETQIKYDHYLVPNALLEHGLLCLEQGRKDEAIKLLEAAKQNYKNYSMESRTHFRIQAALHKAKGTGENGVHVPSSP is encoded by the exons aaCCAAAGACAGCATGTACCACGCTCTGACCTATGCCACTATCCTGGAGATGCAGGCAatgatgacctttgacccccaacaCATCCTGGCTGCAGGAAACACCATGAAGGAGGCCCAGGCTATTTGTCAGCG GCACCGCAAGAAGTCAAGCTTCTCCAAAAGCTTCACAGAAG AGGAACTACATGCTGAAGTTTGCTACGCCGAGTGTCTCCTGCAGAGGGCAGCGCTCACCTTTCTGCAG GATGAAAACATGATCAGTTTCATTAAAGGCGGAATCAAAGTGAGGAACAGCTACCAGACATACAA GGAGCTCCACACAGTCCTCCAGTCTGCTGGATACACTCATGGTGATAACCATGGCCATTTTGAGGGTGGTGTTAAATTGGGAGTAGGAGCTTTTAATCTA ATGATTTCCATGTTGCCCACACGGACGCTCAAGCTGCTTGAGTTTGTCGGCTTTTCCGGTAATAAG gagtttggtctccagcagcttcaggagGGCTCTGCAGAAAGCACATTTAGGTCCTTCCTCTGTAACATGCTCCTGCTCTGTTATCATACCTTCATGAGCTTCATACTCG GCACTGGAGAAGGAGATGTTGAAGATGCAGAGAAACTGCTGCAGCCATATCTCAAAAAATATCCGAAG GGATCCATTTTCTTGTTCTTTGCTGGTCGAATAGAAGAGATCAAAGGCAACCTGGATGCT GCCATCAAGCGTTTCGAGGAGTGCTGCGAGGCTCAGCAGCAGTGGAAGCAGTTTCATCACATGTGCTACTGGGAGCTCATGTGGTGCTTCACATACAAGAGGCACTGGAAGATGGCTTACTTCTACGCAGACCTGCTCAGCAAGGAGAACTCGTGGTCCAAG GCTACCTATGCGTATATGAAAGCAGCCTACCTCAGCATGCTGACGAAGGATGATTGTCTAACCTTTGGGGAGTCTGCGCTCACTCTGTTCAG GCAGGTTCCAGCGCTGAAGCAGAAAATCGCTGGCAAGTCTTTACCAACAGAGAAGTTCGCTATCAGGAAAGCCCGTCGGTACCTCGCAGAAAACCCCATtccacttcctgctcctccactg GAGATGATGTACATATGGAATGGCTATACAGTCATTGGCAAACACAAAGACCTGACGGAGGGCATGCTGAAAACACTGGATGAGGCACAGGCTAAACTTGATAGCAGCCCAA ggaCTGAGTTCTCCATAGATGATCAGTGTCTGCTGAGCTTGCTGAAGGGACTGTGTCTCAAACACCTGGGGCACCAAGAGGAGGCCGAACACTACTTTACCCTAGTCCTCTGCAA TGAGACTCAAATCAAGTATGACCACTACCTGGTTCCTAATGCACTGCTGGAGCATGGTCTGCTGTGTCTGGAGCAAGGCAGAAAAGATGAAGCTATCAAACTCCTAGAAGCAGCAAA gcaaaattacaaaaactacTCAATGGAGTCACGGACACACTTCCGCATTCAGGCTGCTCTGCATAAGGCCAAGGGCACCGGGGAGAACGGTGTTCATGTTCCCTCCAGCCCTTAA
- the ttc39a gene encoding tetratricopeptide repeat protein 39A isoform X3, whose protein sequence is MKMSGEEETLSNGCSRSDLSLALEDCMAALDLFLRNDFEEAQARLRCRTKDSMYHALTYATILEMQAMMTFDPQHILAAGNTMKEAQAICQRHRKKSSFSKSFTEEELHAEVCYAECLLQRAALTFLQDENMISFIKGGIKVRNSYQTYKELHTVLQSAGYTHGDNHGHFEGGVKLGVGAFNLMISMLPTRTLKLLEFVGFSGNKEFGLQQLQEGSAESTFRSFLCNMLLLCYHTFMSFILGTGEGDVEDAEKLLQPYLKKYPKGSIFLFFAGRIEEIKGNLDAAIKRFEECCEAQQQWKQFHHMCYWELMWCFTYKRHWKMAYFYADLLSKENSWSKATYAYMKAAYLSMLTKDDCLTFGESALTLFRQVPALKQKIAGKSLPTEKFAIRKARRYLAENPIPLPAPPLEMMYIWNGYTVIGKHKDLTEGMLKTLDEAQAKLDSSPRTEFSIDDQCLLSLLKGLCLKHLGHQEEAEHYFTLVLCNETQIKYDHYLVPNALLEHGLLCLEQGRKDEAIKLLEAAKQNYKNYSMESRTHFRIQAALHKAKGTGENGVHVPSSP, encoded by the exons aaCCAAAGACAGCATGTACCACGCTCTGACCTATGCCACTATCCTGGAGATGCAGGCAatgatgacctttgacccccaacaCATCCTGGCTGCAGGAAACACCATGAAGGAGGCCCAGGCTATTTGTCAGCG GCACCGCAAGAAGTCAAGCTTCTCCAAAAGCTTCACAGAAG AGGAACTACATGCTGAAGTTTGCTACGCCGAGTGTCTCCTGCAGAGGGCAGCGCTCACCTTTCTGCAG GATGAAAACATGATCAGTTTCATTAAAGGCGGAATCAAAGTGAGGAACAGCTACCAGACATACAA GGAGCTCCACACAGTCCTCCAGTCTGCTGGATACACTCATGGTGATAACCATGGCCATTTTGAGGGTGGTGTTAAATTGGGAGTAGGAGCTTTTAATCTA ATGATTTCCATGTTGCCCACACGGACGCTCAAGCTGCTTGAGTTTGTCGGCTTTTCCGGTAATAAG gagtttggtctccagcagcttcaggagGGCTCTGCAGAAAGCACATTTAGGTCCTTCCTCTGTAACATGCTCCTGCTCTGTTATCATACCTTCATGAGCTTCATACTCG GCACTGGAGAAGGAGATGTTGAAGATGCAGAGAAACTGCTGCAGCCATATCTCAAAAAATATCCGAAG GGATCCATTTTCTTGTTCTTTGCTGGTCGAATAGAAGAGATCAAAGGCAACCTGGATGCT GCCATCAAGCGTTTCGAGGAGTGCTGCGAGGCTCAGCAGCAGTGGAAGCAGTTTCATCACATGTGCTACTGGGAGCTCATGTGGTGCTTCACATACAAGAGGCACTGGAAGATGGCTTACTTCTACGCAGACCTGCTCAGCAAGGAGAACTCGTGGTCCAAG GCTACCTATGCGTATATGAAAGCAGCCTACCTCAGCATGCTGACGAAGGATGATTGTCTAACCTTTGGGGAGTCTGCGCTCACTCTGTTCAG GCAGGTTCCAGCGCTGAAGCAGAAAATCGCTGGCAAGTCTTTACCAACAGAGAAGTTCGCTATCAGGAAAGCCCGTCGGTACCTCGCAGAAAACCCCATtccacttcctgctcctccactg GAGATGATGTACATATGGAATGGCTATACAGTCATTGGCAAACACAAAGACCTGACGGAGGGCATGCTGAAAACACTGGATGAGGCACAGGCTAAACTTGATAGCAGCCCAA ggaCTGAGTTCTCCATAGATGATCAGTGTCTGCTGAGCTTGCTGAAGGGACTGTGTCTCAAACACCTGGGGCACCAAGAGGAGGCCGAACACTACTTTACCCTAGTCCTCTGCAA TGAGACTCAAATCAAGTATGACCACTACCTGGTTCCTAATGCACTGCTGGAGCATGGTCTGCTGTGTCTGGAGCAAGGCAGAAAAGATGAAGCTATCAAACTCCTAGAAGCAGCAAA gcaaaattacaaaaactacTCAATGGAGTCACGGACACACTTCCGCATTCAGGCTGCTCTGCATAAGGCCAAGGGCACCGGGGAGAACGGTGTTCATGTTCCCTCCAGCCCTTAA
- the ttc39a gene encoding tetratricopeptide repeat protein 39A isoform X4, with protein sequence MLPSSVSRSAARLSSSGSSFITCATGSSCGASHTRGTGRWLTSTQTCSARRTRGPSGNQFFSFPQATYAYMKAAYLSMLTKDDCLTFGESALTLFRQVPALKQKIAGKSLPTEKFAIRKARRYLAENPIPLPAPPLEMMYIWNGYTVIGKHKDLTEGMLKTLDEAQAKLDSSPRTEFSIDDQCLLSLLKGLCLKHLGHQEEAEHYFTLVLCNETQIKYDHYLVPNALLEHGLLCLEQGRKDEAIKLLEAAKQNYKNYSMESRTHFRIQAALHKAKGTGENGVHVPSSP encoded by the exons ATGCT GCCATCAAGCGTTTCGAGGAGTGCTGCGAGGCTCAGCAGCAGTGGAAGCAGTTTCATCACATGTGCTACTGGGAGCTCATGTGGTGCTTCACATACAAGAGGCACTGGAAGATGGCTTACTTCTACGCAGACCTGCTCAGCAAGGAGAACTCGTGGTCCAAG CGGCAACcagtttttttccttccctcagGCTACCTATGCGTATATGAAAGCAGCCTACCTCAGCATGCTGACGAAGGATGATTGTCTAACCTTTGGGGAGTCTGCGCTCACTCTGTTCAG GCAGGTTCCAGCGCTGAAGCAGAAAATCGCTGGCAAGTCTTTACCAACAGAGAAGTTCGCTATCAGGAAAGCCCGTCGGTACCTCGCAGAAAACCCCATtccacttcctgctcctccactg GAGATGATGTACATATGGAATGGCTATACAGTCATTGGCAAACACAAAGACCTGACGGAGGGCATGCTGAAAACACTGGATGAGGCACAGGCTAAACTTGATAGCAGCCCAA ggaCTGAGTTCTCCATAGATGATCAGTGTCTGCTGAGCTTGCTGAAGGGACTGTGTCTCAAACACCTGGGGCACCAAGAGGAGGCCGAACACTACTTTACCCTAGTCCTCTGCAA TGAGACTCAAATCAAGTATGACCACTACCTGGTTCCTAATGCACTGCTGGAGCATGGTCTGCTGTGTCTGGAGCAAGGCAGAAAAGATGAAGCTATCAAACTCCTAGAAGCAGCAAA gcaaaattacaaaaactacTCAATGGAGTCACGGACACACTTCCGCATTCAGGCTGCTCTGCATAAGGCCAAGGGCACCGGGGAGAACGGTGTTCATGTTCCCTCCAGCCCTTAA